The following is a genomic window from Synechococcus sp. MW101C3.
CCGCAGGCCGAGGCTGCGCACCTCGCAGGGATCGCCATCGATGAACAGGATCTCCCCGGGCCGCACCGATCCTTCGAACAGCAGCCACAGGCCGCTGATGAAGTTGGAGAACACCTCCTTGATGCCGAAGCCGATGCCCACCGACAGCCCCCCGGCGATGGCGGCGATCGCATTGGTGTTGAGGCCCACGCGATGCATCAGCCAAAGCACGCCGGCGCCGATCAGCAGATAACGCAGCACCAGCGTGGTGGCTTCGCGGGTGCCGTCGCTGAAATGCAGCAGCCCCTGCAGCAGGCGCGCCAGCCAGCTCACCGGGTAGGCGGAGATCGCCACCAGGAAATAGGGAATTGTGAGCAGCAGAAACAGATTGCCGGTGGTGATCGTGTCACCGAACACCGGCAACAAGGGGATGTCGGCCACATCCTCGAGCGAATCGAGCTGGTTCACCAGCGATCCCGCCACCAGCAGCACGTACAACGGCCGAACCAGCTGGTTGAACAGACGATCCACCCCGCGGATCGGGAAGCGCAGCACCAGCGCTTCGTGCAGGAAGGCCAGGAACAGCCAGATCGCATACATGCGCATGAAGTAGAGCGCCAGGCCGGCCGGCTGCCCCAGCCACTCCAGCAGCGCCGCATTCAGCCGCAGCGCCAGCAGCAACCCCACAGTTCCCACCAGCGCCAGCCGGCGGCCCCCCTGGCGCAGCCGTGGCCGCACCACCAGTTGAAAGAACGCCAGCAGCGCACCGGCGCTCAGGCATTGCACCAACACCACCGGCCGGCTCAGGTAGCCCAGCCAGCCGGTGAATTCAAACAACAGGCTGTTCATCGGCCGCCCTTCACGGTGCCAGCGCCGCAGCAGGGCGATGGGAGAGCAGCATGGCGGTGGCCTCGGCCGGCGTGAGCTCTCCTTGCACCGTGCGCTGCAGCACGAAATCAATCGCCCGGCCGGCCGCCACGGTCTGCTCCGGGTTGCTGAAGTTCAGCATGTGGGAGTTCTCCAGGCTCGTGGCCAGGGCCGCCAGGCGATGGGAACTCTTGGTGGGAACCAGCACATCGGGGTTCACCGGCAGCGTGCCGGGGGCGGAGAGCATCATCTCCCGCTGGTTCACCTTGTTGAGGCTGAACAACACAAAGGCCTCTGCCAATTTCCGTTGACGGCCCGTGGAATGGCGCCCGAAACTCCACACCCGCAAGGCGGTGATCGGTTTCGCCGGACGGCCCTCCGCCCCCGGCAGCACCGACATGCCCAGGTTCTGGCCCAGCTTGCGGCTGAGCGGCTCCAGCCAGTTGCCGTTGCAGCTGATCCAGTCCCGGTCGCCTCGCTCCAGCTGGCCCACCAGATCGGCGTCGTCTTCCGAGAAGGACACATTGCTCTGCAGGTTGGTGGCGGCCAGCCAGGTCAGCCACTCCTCCAGTTGCCTGCGGTCGTCTGCTGACACCAGCACAGGCGTGGAGGTTGTCTTGCTCGGCGGGTGCTCCACCAGCTGCAACAGGGTGTCGTCAGCCTCGAAGCTGCTGGCGGTCCACAGCAGGTCGGCGAGCTGCAGCGGCAGGCCCACCTGCAGCCCCTTGGCGCTGAGTTCCAGCAGCTCCGTGAGTGTGGTGGGTGGATCGCTCACGCGGCGGCGATCGAAGCAGGCCACCTGGGGCTTGGCCAGCAGCGGAATGGCCAGGTAGCGGTTGCCGATCAGGAAGTCGTTGCGGAAGCGGGGCGCCAGGCGATTGAACTGCACGGGGTTCAACGCCACTGCTTCGGTGAGCCCCCTCTCGTGCAGCCGCAGCGCCGTGACCACCGGGCTCACCACCAGATCGGGCCCCAGGCCGCGCGACTGGCGAAAGGCCATGGCCTCCACGATCCGATCGGCCGCAAAGTGGTTGACGTGGATGTCGACGTTGGGGTTGAGCTTGCGGAAGCCGTCGATCAGCAATTGCGACTGGCTGGTGGTGCCTTCGTTCTGGGCGGGGTTGCCGATCGAGCCCCCGGCCTTCTCCACGTAGATGTACAGCGGCTCACGGCCCAGCAGGTTCGCCATGCCGCCCTCACAGCCGCTCAGCGCCAGCAGCACCGCCACCGTGGCGCCGATCCGCCCCCAGCGCTTCATCGGCCGATTCCCGTGAGCGTTTCGCTCACCTCCCACAGCTGCCGCCGCTGGGCGGCATCGAGCGCCGCCGGTGCGATCCGCACCTGGGTGGGCCAGCCGCGCATGCCGCCCCATTGATCCGGACCGTAGTGCTCACCGCCCCTGGCGCTGGGCGCGGTGGCGGCATGGAGCTGGGGCAGGGCGCCCATCGCCGCGCTCTGGAACAGGGGATCCATCAGCCGGTAGCTGAGCGCTTCCAGCTTCGAGCCATTGGCGGCTACCGAGGCGGGCTGCAGGTTGGTGCGCGCCAGGCCGGGATGGGCCGCCAGCGAGGCCACGCCGCTGCCGTCGGCGGCCAGCCGCTCCTGCAGCTCGAGCGCGAACATCACATTGGCCAGCTTGCTCTGGCTGTAGGCCGCCCAGCGGTCGTAGCGCTGCTCCGCCGCCAGGTCGTCAAAGGCGATCCGGCCGAAATACTGGGCGCCGGAGGTGACCGTGACCACCCGCGCGTCGCTGCGGCCCCGCAGCAGCGGCAGCAGCAGCAGGGTGAGGGCGAAGTGGCCCAGGTGGTTGGTGCCGAACTGCAGCTCGAAGCCATCGCGGGTGAGCGTGCGCGGCGGCGCCATCACGCCGGCGTTGTTGAGCAGCAGATCCAGCCGGCCGTACTGGTCGGCCAGCCACTGGCTGGCGCGGCGGATGCTCTGCAGATCAGCCAGATCCAGCTCCAGCACCTCCAGCCCGCCGCCGCCCCGCACGCTGGCGATCAGCTCGCTGCGGGCCGCCTCGCCCTTCCGCCGGCTGCGGCAGGCCAGCACCACGGTGGCGCCATGGGCCGCCAACGCCCGGGCCGATTCCAGCCCCAGGCCACTGTTGGCTCCGGTGATCAAAGCGATCCGACCGCTCTGGTCGGGGATGGCGTCAGCGGTCCAGGGCATGGGGGGAGCGGCTGGGCGGCGGGCATTCACGCGTTCCACTGTGTCGCCTGGAGCTCCAGCACGGTGGGCGCCACCCACAGCGCGCCACTCTGCCGGTGGGCGGCATCGATCTCGGCGGCCACCAGCGCCGCCTCCTCAGCACTCCAGCGGCCCTGGCGGATCAGCTCCTGCCCGTAGATGACCACGAAGCGCTCCAGCCAGCGCGCCACCGCATCGCCCGGCCGCCCCACCAGGGCCAGCGGTTGCAAGGCGTCGATCTGAAAGCCCCGCGCCGCCAGCAGTGCCGGCAGCCGCCGGTTCACATCCGGATCACCGCCGGCCGCCTCGAAGCTGGCGTAGGCGGCCTCGGCGAAACGGGACACGGCCGCTCCGTTCGGGTACAGCCCGAAGCTGCGCCAGTGCACGTATTCATGCAGTACCACCCGCCCGCCTGCGGCCATGCAGCGGGACAGCCCGTCCAGCAGCGGCTCCAGCGTGGGCAGGAACATCGCCACCCAGCGGCACCAGGCCAGCTGGAAGCCCTCCGCCGGCAGTGGATCACAGCTGAGGTTGTGGGCGCGCAGCTCCAGTTGCGGCAGCCCGGCGGCCTGGGCCGCGGCGCGGGCCACTTCCAGATACGTGGGGCTCAGCTCCAGGCCGAGCACCCGCCCGCCGGGCCCCACCAGCCGCGCCAGCTCCAGGCTGGAGAAGCCTGGCCCGGCGCCCAGATCCAGCACCGCCTGGCCCGGCTGCAGCCCGGCGCGCTGCCAGGCGGCACGGGCGGAAGGCAGCCACAGCGCGTGCTGCACCCGCAACCGCTCGATCTCCGCGTCGGAGCTGCCGAGCACGTAGCGGTCGGGGGCCATCACCGCGGCTCAGTCCTCCGGGAACAGCAGGCTGGCCAGTTCGTCGGGGTCCACGTCGTAGACGCGGGCGAGGCTGGTTTCGATCGCGGAGGTCACCTCGCCGGAGAGAAAGCGCATGGCGTTGAGGGCGTCCTCGGCGATGTCGTCGGTGAGCAGGGTTGCTTCGCCGCCCAGCTTTTCGTCGTTGATCACCGCCATCACCCAGCTCTGGTAGGCGTACACGAGGTCGGAGAACTCAAGCTCCGGGTCATTGAGATCCAGGGCCATGGAGGTGTCGGGCGCAGTCGTGAGCAGTTTGGCCCCCGGCGGTGACGCCTCGCCCGATTCGCTGGTCGGCGTCGCGACCCGGCTCAGTAGCCGGAGGAGCCCGGCGGCGGTGCGCTGGCCGGCTGGCGCCGCAGGTGAGCCGTCACCGCGACCGGCTGGTTCTGGGCATAGCCCACCGGCAGCCACAGGTCGCCAGCGGCGGCGGCGTAGTGGATTTCCCAGTGGTAGAGGCCGATCAGGGCGCGGGGGTCCTCCTGGATCAACGACGCGTAGGCCAGCAC
Proteins encoded in this region:
- a CDS encoding oxidoreductase, which codes for MPWTADAIPDQSGRIALITGANSGLGLESARALAAHGATVVLACRSRRKGEAARSELIASVRGGGGLEVLELDLADLQSIRRASQWLADQYGRLDLLLNNAGVMAPPRTLTRDGFELQFGTNHLGHFALTLLLLPLLRGRSDARVVTVTSGAQYFGRIAFDDLAAEQRYDRWAAYSQSKLANVMFALELQERLAADGSGVASLAAHPGLARTNLQPASVAANGSKLEALSYRLMDPLFQSAAMGALPQLHAATAPSARGGEHYGPDQWGGMRGWPTQVRIAPAALDAAQRRQLWEVSETLTGIGR
- a CDS encoding methyltransferase domain-containing protein, with the translated sequence MAPDRYVLGSSDAEIERLRVQHALWLPSARAAWQRAGLQPGQAVLDLGAGPGFSSLELARLVGPGGRVLGLELSPTYLEVARAAAQAAGLPQLELRAHNLSCDPLPAEGFQLAWCRWVAMFLPTLEPLLDGLSRCMAAGGRVVLHEYVHWRSFGLYPNGAAVSRFAEAAYASFEAAGGDPDVNRRLPALLAARGFQIDALQPLALVGRPGDAVARWLERFVVIYGQELIRQGRWSAEEAALVAAEIDAAHRQSGALWVAPTVLELQATQWNA
- a CDS encoding mechanosensitive ion channel family protein, whose protein sequence is MNSLLFEFTGWLGYLSRPVVLVQCLSAGALLAFFQLVVRPRLRQGGRRLALVGTVGLLLALRLNAALLEWLGQPAGLALYFMRMYAIWLFLAFLHEALVLRFPIRGVDRLFNQLVRPLYVLLVAGSLVNQLDSLEDVADIPLLPVFGDTITTGNLFLLLTIPYFLVAISAYPVSWLARLLQGLLHFSDGTREATTLVLRYLLIGAGVLWLMHRVGLNTNAIAAIAGGLSVGIGFGIKEVFSNFISGLWLLFEGSVRPGEILFIDGDPCEVRSLGLRAAVLWRDRDNAELVIPNQDFFTTTTVTYTGTDRLRRSQLDVSAAYRHDPAQVIPLLEEVARQSPRVLSQPPPKALLLSYGDSGIHYGLRYWIEDPMNNGSIKSEVSIAVWKRFAEEGIEMPYPQQVVHQA
- a CDS encoding extracellular solute-binding protein, with the translated sequence MKRWGRIGATVAVLLALSGCEGGMANLLGREPLYIYVEKAGGSIGNPAQNEGTTSQSQLLIDGFRKLNPNVDIHVNHFAADRIVEAMAFRQSRGLGPDLVVSPVVTALRLHERGLTEAVALNPVQFNRLAPRFRNDFLIGNRYLAIPLLAKPQVACFDRRRVSDPPTTLTELLELSAKGLQVGLPLQLADLLWTASSFEADDTLLQLVEHPPSKTTSTPVLVSADDRRQLEEWLTWLAATNLQSNVSFSEDDADLVGQLERGDRDWISCNGNWLEPLSRKLGQNLGMSVLPGAEGRPAKPITALRVWSFGRHSTGRQRKLAEAFVLFSLNKVNQREMMLSAPGTLPVNPDVLVPTKSSHRLAALATSLENSHMLNFSNPEQTVAAGRAIDFVLQRTVQGELTPAEATAMLLSHRPAAALAP